Proteins from a genomic interval of Lolium perenne isolate Kyuss_39 chromosome 1, Kyuss_2.0, whole genome shotgun sequence:
- the LOC139834244 gene encoding uncharacterized protein has translation MPWLRRVRPRTAGEADRLSALPEELIHLILSKLGTRAALSTAVLSRRWARIPRDLPAFDFRVRDILPPEYERTVALRARNLPRDKALARTLDGLVASCERCTMKVFLDGITGFLEADGGHARRRAKTLRLEFFETHDVGVVDRLVAAAVGAWGVEELEVVVRHAASTCPEDAPPAYTLRLKEDGQRSRVRSLTLGNCMVPRPLQRYDALTTLILRDMAASTPVHVYERVFSLCTRLQVLHLTSCGCLEDCLVVDAPRSEIRELVVEACSFLVIELRRLPMLTRLACLTNTVELMFGSVPCLTHTNLTFFVEQDILALPPPHNELKQFLATSPSTMKNLIIRFTGPKSWIRTKDLDKSLFHLKKLLVADLPSNWEGSWLRALLMAAPSLEILHIHVAHMEVEPEAFGGIIWPKRNQEQHPSNLKELVMVGFTQQRHVEFLKYVVSACAALQRLVLLKDGHVRYNGLWDWC, from the coding sequence ATGCCGTGGTTACGTCGCGTGCGCCCACGCACGGCCGGCGAGGCAGACCGCCTCAGCGCGCTGCCGGAAGAGCTGATCCATCTCATACTGAGCAAGCTGGGCACCCGCGCCGCGCTCTCGACTGCCGTCCTATCCAGGCGCTGGGCGCGCATCCCGCGCGACCTCCCGGCGTTCGACTTCAGGGTGCGCGACATACTCCCGCCGGAGTATGAACGGACCGTCGCACTCCGCGCGCGCAACCTGCCGCGCGACAAGGCTTTGGCCAGGACGCTTGACGGCCTGGTGGCGAGCTGCGAGCGCTGTACCATGAAGGTGTTCCTCGACGGCATCACTGGCTTCTTGGAAGCGGACGGTGGCCACGCGCGCCGGCGTGCCAAGACCCTCCGTCTCGAATTTTTCGAGACACACGACGTTGGCGTCGTGGACCGGCTGGTCGCCGCCGCGGTCGGGGCATGGGGAGTGGAAGAACTGGAGGTGGTCGTCAGGCATGCCGCGTCCACCTGCCCGGAAGACGCGCCGCCGGCCTACACCTTGCGCCTCAAGGAGGACGGCCAAAGGTCGCGCGTGCGCAGCCTGACCCTGGGAAACTGCATGGTGCCGCGGCCGCTGCAGCGCTACGACGCGCTCACCACGCTGATCCTACGAGACATGGCCGCTTCCACGCCCGTCCACGTCTACGAGAGGGTATTCAGTCTGTGCACGCGGCTGCAGGTGCTGCACCTCACGTCCTGCGGCTGCTTGGAGGACTGTCTGGTGGTGGACGCCCCGCGTTCAGAGATCAGAGAGCTCGTCGTTGAGGCGTGCTCCTTCCTGGTGATCGAACTGCGCCGCCTCCCGATGCTCACCCGCCTGGCGTGCCTGACCAACACCGTCGAGCTCATGTTTGGCTCGGTCCCGTGCCTCACGCACACCAACCTCACCTTCTTCGTAGAGCAGGATATTTTAGCTCTGCCGCCGCCGCACAATGAGCTCAAGCAGTTCCTTGCTACGTCCCCCTCGACCATGAAGAACCTCATCATCCGGTTCACGGGACCCAAGAGCTGGATTCGGACCAAGGATCTAGACAAGTCACTGTTCCACCTGAAAAAGCTCCTTGTCGCCGACCTACCTTCCAACTGGGAGGGCTCATGGCTGCGCGCGCTCCTGATGGCCGCGCCATCGCTCGAGATCCTGCACATCCATGTGGCTCACATGGAGGTGGAGCCAGAAGCATTTGGGGGGATAATCTGGCCCAAGAGGAACCAGGAGCAGCATCCTAGTAACTTGAAGGAGCTGGTCATGGTTGGATTCACGCAGCAGCGCCACGTGGAGTTTCTCAAGTATGTCGTGAGCGCCTGTGCAGCCTTGCAACGCCTTGTTCTGCTCAAAGATGGCCATGTCCGATACAACGGACTCTGGGATtggtgttga